A region from the Rhinoderma darwinii isolate aRhiDar2 chromosome 2, aRhiDar2.hap1, whole genome shotgun sequence genome encodes:
- the PA2G4 gene encoding proliferation-associated protein 2G4, producing the protein MSGDDEQQDQTIAEDLVVTKYKMGGDIANRVLRTLVEAATAESSILNLCEKGDAMIMEETGKIFKKEKEMKKGIAFPTSISVNNTVCHFSPLKSDQDYRLKNGDIVKVDLGVHVDGFIANVAHSFVVGASKAVPVTGRKADVIKAAHLCAEAALRLVKPGGQNTQVTEAWNKISPSFNCVPIEGMLSHQLKQHVIDGEKTIIQNPTDQQKKDHEKAEFEVHEVYAVDVLISTGEGKAKDAGQRTTIYKRDPTKQYGLKMKTSRAFFSEVERRFGAMPFTLRAFEDEKKARMGVVECAKHELLQPFNVLYEKEGEYVAQFKFTVLLMANGPMRITSGPFDPDMYKSELEVQDTELKALLQSSASRKTQKKKKKKASKNAEQATAEDNEGTE; encoded by the exons ATGTCGGGTGACGATGAGCAGCAAGATCAGACGATCGCTGAGGACTTGGTGGTCACCAAATACAAGATGGGGGGCGACATCGCCAACA GGGTCCTGCGCACACTTGTGGAGGCAGCCACTGCAGAATCTTCTATACTCAACCTGTGTGAAAAGGGAGATGCTATGATCATGGAGGAAACTGGCAAGattttcaaaaaagaaaaagagatgaAGAAAG GTATTGCCTTTCCAACAAGTATATCCGTTAATAACACTGTGTGTCACTTCTCCCCTCTGAAGAGCGACCAAGATTACCGTCTGAAAAATGGTGACATAGTTAAGGT AGACCTAGGAGTCCATGTAGATGGTTTCATTGCGAATGTTGCGCACAGCTTTGTTGTTGGTGCTTCGAAG GCTGTGCCGGTCACCGGTCGTAAAGCAGATGTCATTAAGGCTGCACACCTGTGTGCCGAGGCAGCTCTCCGTCTTGTAAAGCCTGGGGGTCAG AACACGCAGGTGACTGAAGCATGGAACAAGATTTCTCCATCTTTTAATTGTGTACCCATTGAAG GGATGCTTTCTCATCAGTTGAAGCAGCATGTCATTGATGGAGAGAAGACCATTATCCAGAACCCAACTGACCAGCAAAA gaaGGACCATGAAAAGGCAGAGTTTGAGGTCCATGAAGTTTATGCTGTTGATGTTCTTATCAGCACTGGAGAAGGAAAG GCAAAGGATGCAGGCCAGAGGACAACCATTTACAAAAGGGACCCAACAAAACAGTATGGTCTGAAAATGAAAACCTCCCGTGCCTTTTTCAGTGAAGTGGAGAGACGTTTTGGTGCCATGCCGTTCACTCTGAG GGCCTTTGAAGATGAGAAAAAGGCTCGAATGGGTGTAGTGGAATGCGCCAAACATGAACTTCTCCAGCCTTTCAACGTACTATATGAAAAGGAAG GAGAGTATGTTGCACAATTCAAGTTCACAGTTCTCCTGATGGCTAATGGCCCCATGAGGATAACTAGTGGCCCCTTTGATCCAGATATGTATAAATCTGAACTTGAGGTGCAAGATACAGAGCTGAAG GCACTTCTGCAGAGTTCAGCCAGTCGGAAGacccagaaaaaaaagaaaaagaag